Within Pseudomonas cichorii, the genomic segment ATCCTCTGGACATTCCGGCCACACGTCGCCTGGACGAGCCGTTCAACAACATGGAAGGGCGCTCGGACCTTTATCGCTTCGAGGCCGATCATGATTTCAACGAGCGCTGGAAAGGACACCTCGGCTACAGCTACAACCGCGAAACCTACGATGCCAGCCAGGTGCGGGTCACGGCAGTCAATGCAGCCAATGGCACCCTGACTCGCTCCATGGACGGCACCTCCGGCGCGCTGGCCACCGACCGCTACACCGTCCTGACCCTCGCGGGCGATGTGCAGTGGGCGGGCCTGCGCCATGAACTGCTCATGGGCCTGGATGACGAGTACCGCAAGGTCTATCGCTCGGATCTGATCCGTCAGCGCAGCCTGACCACTTTCAGTTACCTCAACCCGGTTTACGGGCAGGAAGTTGAAGGCACTGCGGTCAGTGAGCCGGACAGTGCCCAGAGCGATATTCTGCGCAGCAACTCGCTGTTTCTGCAGGACTCGGTTCACCTGAACGAACAGTGGATTCTGGTGGCTGGCGCACGCTTCATGACCTTTGATCAGGTGGCGGGCAGGGGCCGGCCTTTCAGCGTCAACACCGACACCAACGGCAGTCAGTGGATACCTCGCGCCGGCCTGGTCTATCGCTACACCGATCAGTTGTCGTTTTATGGCAGCTACAGCGAATCCTTCAAACCCAACTCCAGCATCGCGCCGCTGACCGGTGGCTACGTGCTGGATTCCGGGACCTTGCCCGAGCAGGCCAAAGCCTGGGAGCTGGGTGCCAAATGGGATGTGCCGGGCGCCTTCAGCGCAACCGTGGCGCTCTACGACATCCAGAAGCGCAATGTGCTGGTGGCCAACTACGATGCGGTCACTGCCAGCACCGTGTACAGCTCGGCGGGGGAAGTTCGTTCGCGTGGGCTGGAGCTGGACCTGAGCGGTCAGTTGAGCGAACGCTGGAGCCTGATCGGCGGGTATGCCTTTACCGATGCCCGCGTGCAGGAAGACCCGTTGCTCAAGGGTAAACACTTGCAGAATGTCGCCCGCCACAGCGGCTCGTTGTCGGCGGTTTATGACGTGGGCAGCGTACTGGGCGGCGACCGCTTGCGGCTGGGGGCCGGTGCGCATTATGTGGGGGAAAGGGCGGGCAACCCGCTCAACGATTTCAACCTGCCGGCCTACACCGTCGCCGATGCCTTCGCGACTTACGACACCCGGTTGGACGGGCAGAAAGTCAGGTTCCAGCTTAATGTCAAAAACCTGTTCGATCGTACTTACTACACTTCAAGCGTGAACCGCTATTTCGTCTCTATGGGGGATTCGCGGCAGGTGCAGATATCTACGACGCTGGAGTTTTAACACCTTCCCTAGGAGCGAATTCATTCGCGAAAATGGTTTTTCGCGAATGAATTCGCTCCTACGCGGTGAGGGCTTGTCGATATTCTCCGGGTGTTGCCCCGATGGCCTGGCGAAACCGGTTGCTGAAATGGCTGGCACTGGCAAAGCCGCAGGCCAGGGCAATGTCGCTCAGTGGCTGTGCGGTATGGCGCAGGAGGTGACGGGCATGGGACAAGCGGCGGGCCAGCAGGTATTGATGCGGCGGCAGGCCAAAGCTCTCCCGGAACATGCGGGCGAAATGGTATTCGGACAGCGCACAGAGCCCGGCCAGTTGCCCGAGGCTCAGCGGGTCGGCCAGATGCATCTCGATGAAGTCCACCAGTTGACGACGCAGATGCGGGGCCAGCCCGCCTTTGAGACGCAAACCCTCACGCAGCCCCACCTGACCGAGCAGTGCATGGCTGAGCATTTCATGGGCCAGGCTGCTGGTGAGCAAACGCTCGGCAGGCTCGGCCCAGTTCATCCTGATCAGTTTTTGAAAGCGCCCGGCCTGCTCGGCATCCTCGACAAAAGTTTTCTCTTGTAGCTGCATCTCCCGAGGCTCGCGATCAAGGAGGGTGATGCAACCCAGCGCGAAC encodes:
- a CDS encoding TonB-dependent siderophore receptor, which gives rise to MSGWLSRTLFVVVGVCVQSAVCAAQQTFDFSIPAKPLPQALSEFSRVTGLSVIYTQDAPYRIDAPTLRGRFSAEQALGTLLRDSGLAWRRASEQAFTLETLKPEAGTLSLAATHIDSRLAERGLYQPPSSSSVLRSSAPLLETPQSIDIVPQQVLRDQAPRNLDDALSAISGVTQGNTLGSTQDTLMKRGFGDNRDGSIMRNSMPVVQGRNLNATAERVEILKGPASLLYGIQDPGGVINVVSKQPQLQAANSLTARGSSYGSGKNGSGVTLDSTGPVGDSALAWRMIVDHQDEDYWRNFGTHRESLVAPSLAWYGEDTQWVAAYEHREFLYPFDRGTAIDPVTNHPLDIPATRRLDEPFNNMEGRSDLYRFEADHDFNERWKGHLGYSYNRETYDASQVRVTAVNAANGTLTRSMDGTSGALATDRYTVLTLAGDVQWAGLRHELLMGLDDEYRKVYRSDLIRQRSLTTFSYLNPVYGQEVEGTAVSEPDSAQSDILRSNSLFLQDSVHLNEQWILVAGARFMTFDQVAGRGRPFSVNTDTNGSQWIPRAGLVYRYTDQLSFYGSYSESFKPNSSIAPLTGGYVLDSGTLPEQAKAWELGAKWDVPGAFSATVALYDIQKRNVLVANYDAVTASTVYSSAGEVRSRGLELDLSGQLSERWSLIGGYAFTDARVQEDPLLKGKHLQNVARHSGSLSAVYDVGSVLGGDRLRLGAGAHYVGERAGNPLNDFNLPAYTVADAFATYDTRLDGQKVRFQLNVKNLFDRTYYTSSVNRYFVSMGDSRQVQISTTLEF
- a CDS encoding helix-turn-helix domain-containing protein gives rise to the protein MPPIESIHVFQALNSSPHARLEQSAVLGDGLTAALWQNRHDSQEYHAPTHHTLSCYIADGTGTFRRDKPDQKGSPGKLCTLPAGHESAWVINGEIRLAHLYVSPEQFALGCITLLDREPREMQLQEKTFVEDAEQAGRFQKLIRMNWAEPAERLLTSSLAHEMLSHALLGQVGLREGLRLKGGLAPHLRRQLVDFIEMHLADPLSLGQLAGLCALSEYHFARMFRESFGLPPHQYLLARRLSHARHLLRHTAQPLSDIALACGFASASHFSNRFRQAIGATPGEYRQALTA